One stretch of Actinacidiphila sp. DG2A-62 DNA includes these proteins:
- a CDS encoding esterase-like activity of phytase family protein, with amino-acid sequence MTPRPLSRTRVRAAVAIAVTVAVAGAGTAAAQAHGWLSAPSHDFRASADSFSGHGTVTGDVLRNDSGATAVVRHTAPAHGTATIDPDGTFTYTPNPGFTGTDTFTYTATDAVQLFEDTQANGSPLPPLATVRGPGGTTTAISGEGYGSSLAPVPGRSGWFYGLTDRGPNADAPDGDKSEMLLGFTPQIGEFKLVKGKAELMRKVTLKGPKRLGGTPYSGRPPHDTKEVIDDVDATNAAGGTPVPVANDPYGYDSEGLVALPDGTFWVSDEYGPYLTHFDANGYELGRLTPYRDSPDNAYHTIVGYLPAEFANRLKNKGMEGLTVTPDGTTLVGVMQSALQQPDLGPKASNVAPARIVTVDLRTFTTNQYLYLLDDPDDTGDANSEITALSATKFLVDERDGNFAPFAHKTLYQVDVNGATDVSGLTVGGKSPEALVGKDGTNAALAALTAAGVNVAQKQSYLDIGSLVSQLDPTGAFFGHDKVEGVATADAGKTLYLSNDDDFGIDSIAVDPDGAWTVHQKTLPATGRPDNGEILKVDTTRLPAVLKSVTVTIHVH; translated from the coding sequence ATGACTCCACGACCCCTCTCCCGCACCCGGGTCCGCGCCGCCGTGGCGATCGCGGTCACGGTCGCGGTGGCCGGCGCGGGCACCGCCGCGGCGCAGGCCCACGGCTGGCTCTCGGCCCCCTCGCACGACTTCCGGGCGAGCGCCGACTCCTTCTCCGGCCACGGCACGGTCACCGGCGACGTGCTGCGCAACGACTCCGGCGCCACCGCGGTGGTCCGCCACACCGCCCCCGCGCACGGCACCGCGACGATCGACCCGGACGGCACCTTCACGTACACGCCGAACCCGGGCTTCACCGGCACCGACACCTTCACCTACACCGCCACCGACGCGGTGCAGCTGTTCGAGGACACGCAGGCGAACGGCTCCCCGCTGCCGCCGCTGGCGACGGTCCGCGGCCCCGGCGGCACCACCACCGCGATCTCCGGCGAGGGCTACGGCTCCTCGCTGGCCCCGGTCCCCGGCCGCTCCGGCTGGTTCTACGGCCTCACCGACCGCGGCCCCAACGCCGACGCCCCCGACGGCGACAAGTCCGAGATGCTGCTCGGATTCACGCCGCAAATCGGCGAGTTCAAGCTGGTCAAGGGCAAGGCCGAGCTGATGCGCAAGGTCACCCTGAAGGGCCCGAAGCGGCTGGGCGGCACCCCGTACAGCGGCCGCCCGCCGCACGACACCAAGGAGGTCATCGACGACGTCGACGCCACCAACGCGGCGGGCGGCACGCCGGTGCCGGTGGCGAACGACCCGTACGGCTACGACTCCGAGGGCCTGGTCGCGCTGCCCGACGGCACCTTCTGGGTCTCCGACGAGTACGGCCCGTACCTCACCCACTTCGACGCGAACGGCTACGAGCTGGGCCGGCTCACCCCGTACCGCGACAGCCCGGACAACGCCTACCACACGATCGTCGGCTACCTGCCGGCCGAGTTCGCGAACCGGCTGAAGAACAAGGGGATGGAGGGCCTGACGGTCACCCCGGACGGCACCACGCTGGTCGGCGTGATGCAGTCCGCGCTCCAGCAGCCCGACCTCGGCCCGAAGGCGAGCAACGTCGCGCCGGCCCGCATCGTCACCGTCGACCTGCGCACCTTCACGACCAATCAGTACCTGTACCTGCTGGACGACCCGGACGACACCGGGGACGCCAACAGCGAGATCACCGCGCTGTCCGCGACGAAGTTCCTGGTCGACGAGCGCGACGGGAACTTCGCGCCGTTCGCCCACAAGACGCTCTACCAGGTGGACGTCAACGGCGCGACCGACGTCAGCGGCCTGACCGTCGGCGGCAAGTCTCCCGAGGCGCTGGTCGGCAAGGACGGCACGAACGCGGCGCTGGCCGCGCTCACCGCGGCGGGCGTCAACGTCGCGCAGAAGCAGTCGTACCTCGACATCGGCTCGCTGGTCAGCCAACTCGACCCGACCGGCGCGTTCTTCGGCCACGACAAGGTGGAGGGCGTCGCCACCGCGGACGCGGGGAAGACGCTGTACCTGTCCAACGACGACGACTTCGGCATCGACTCCATCGCCGTCGACCCCGACGGCGCCTGGACGGTCCACCAGAAGACCCTCCCGGCCACGGGCCGCCCCGACAACGGCGAGATCCTGAAGGTCGACACGACGAGGCTCCCCGCGGTCCTCAAGTCGGTGACGGTCACGATCCACGTCCACTGA